In Aegilops tauschii subsp. strangulata cultivar AL8/78 chromosome 3, Aet v6.0, whole genome shotgun sequence, one genomic interval encodes:
- the LOC109737517 gene encoding probable glutathione S-transferase GSTU6: MAGQGDVKLLGTGVSSFAVRVRMALHLKGVSYEYLEQDLFDKGELLLASNPVRKKVPVLIHAGRPVCESFAIVEYVDEVWANGASLLPADPYARAVARFWAAYVDDKLSPAWIGILRAASEEDRAEKLDTALAVVGPMEDALAHCSGGKDYFAGDSVGYLDIALGCNLFWFEALREMFGVTVIDAGRTPRLAAWAERFVQTEAAKKAAPSMTSMVDCAGKLQSMWAASAAAAAK, encoded by the coding sequence ATGGCCGGCCAAGGAGACGTGAAGCTGCTGGGCACGGGGGTGAGCTCCTTCGCGGTCCGCGTGCGCATGGCCCTGCATCTCAAGGGCGTGAGCTACGAGTACCTGGAGCAGGACCTGTTCGACAAGGGCGAGCTCCTCCTCGCCTCCAACCCGGTGCGCAAGAAGGTACCCGTGCTCATCCACGCCGGCAGGCCCGTCTGCGAGTCGTTCGCCATCGTTGAGTACGTCGACGAGGTCTGGGCCAACGGCGCCTCGCTCCTCCCCGCAGACCCCTACGCCCGCGCCGTCGCCCGCTTCTGGGCCGCCTACGTCGACGACAAGCTGTCCCCCGCGTGGATAGGCATCCTGCGCGCCGCCTCGGAGGAGGACAGAGCCGAGAAGCTCGACACGGCGCTCGCGGTGGTCGGGCCCATGGAGGACGCCCTCGCCCACTGCTCTGGTGGGAAAGACTACTTCGCCGGCGACTCCGTCGGGTACCTTGACATCGCGCTCGGGTGCAACCTCTTCTGGTTTGAGGCGCTCCGCGAGATGTTCGGCGTGACGGTCATCGACGCAGGCAGAACTCCGCGCTTGGCAGCCTGGGCTGAGAGGTTCGTGCAGAcggaggcggccaagaaggcggCCCCGTCCATGACGAGCATGGTGGACTGCGCCGGGAAGCTGCAGAGCATGTGGGCcgcctctgccgccgccgccgccaagtaA